The Jaculus jaculus isolate mJacJac1 chromosome 14, mJacJac1.mat.Y.cur, whole genome shotgun sequence nucleotide sequence cagcactcgggaggcaggaggaggatcgtggagagtttgagggcaccctgagaatagagtgaattccaggtcaacctgggctaaagtgagatcctaactcgaaaaaacaaacaaaaatcaaaaaaaaaaagtcaataaaaagtttttttttaaaaaactacagtaagctgggcatggggctCAAGTCTTTTATCCCTGGAtatacttaggaggcagaggtaggtggatcaccgagttccaggccaacctgagactacagagaattccaggtcagcctgggttagagtgagaccctggaggTGGGGAGgcgagaacaacaacaacaaaaaaaaaactacagtaaAAAATTGGgttgtttattctatttttgtGCTCTATGCTATTTATAAGTCTGTTTTACATATTCAATTTATGTTCTGTCTAAACAAGACTCATATGGAGGCCAAATGTTCAGTTTTGGactatacatgtgtatgtggggggggggagacacccTTAAATACCTAACAGAATTTCAATATGGTACTTCTGGAATAAACCAATtctttctccaaagaagaaaactAAACTACTTGTATATCTCTTACACTTCCCTTTATTTTAGGACCCCCCAGtcagatttttattttaccttaaaacttgtttcagccaggcatggtggcacacccctttaatcccagcacttgggaggcagaggtaggaggattgccttgagttcaaggccatcccaagactacatagtcaattccaggtcagcctgagctagaatgagttcctacctcaaaccaacaaacaaaaaaacctttgttTCCAGTAAGATTTTAACTTGACAAGTGCTCAGAACACAATGTTACTGTACAGTACTCAGCAATGGTCACCTATGTCAccatttccaaggctcagggaatattgcagaaaggTTAGAAGCAATTTAAGAGCCCAAGGAGCCAGATGTGGGAAGGATGGTTGACTTTTGGGCTGTTGCACTCTTGAGCAGCTGTGGTTACCAGAAAAGATAAGGCCCATCAATGCTGTCATGGAGAGAAGCTCAGGAAGACACCATTCCtttgaagatttatttatatgcagTTAAGGATTGACAAGTGAAGACATTTTCTTCCCTGATGTTGCCCCTGATAAGGTGCCTGTGACTCTATAAACCTCAATGAAACTCAAATGGTCACCAAAGAAACCCAAAAGGTCTTGAACTAGGAATCAAGTTATAAATCATATCACATAAGTTAAAACTACAATAAGttaaataatatacatttttgattaaaaaaatactcagcaactaaaataaaatcatgcTCAGTGATCACAATTCTTATCTCAGAGAAGAGACATTAAATTTATGTCATCAGTTTATTTCCAAGCATATATTGTAGGAGTTTAAGAGTCTGATCCATTTCTGAGGTTGTACTTCTTAAACATTCTTCATATCTGCAAAATACAAGTAAAATGGTATTAAAAGCCTGTTTATTGTACAGAAGTCATGCTGTTTCCTTAATTTACTGCTGGCGGTGATTGGTACATCAGAAAGCGTTTACAGTATCACGACAGTTCATACTGATTTACTTCATCACCTGTACCAAAATCTCCATATTCATGAATGGGTAGGTCATTCCCATTCtaaattataagaaacaaagCCTCTCTTTTCTAAGGTACAATTTGAAATTTATACCAGTTACTCTGAACAGCTTTCCATTATATCACTTTGAACTCATCAAATTATGCTAAAACATTCTTTATTCATATGCAAGGAATTTTTTAACATGGCAGTATTCAACACTTCTATGGACATGCATGTGAGTATATTCCCTTAAAGCAGTTTCCCAACCTCAGCAGAACTGGTACTTTGGTGTAGTTGGAACAATCAAAACCTTCCCTAGGCATGGTCAAATGTAACACTTTGACAGCAACATCATTCCAACTTAAGAACCAATGCCTTAGTTGTGCCCAAATGTCGGAATTCTCATCACATACACTGATTCAAAGAGCACCTAGAAGCATGTTTTAATTATCTGGGGATTTTCACATCAGTATTGCCAGTGTAGGTTGAGAGCAAAATGGTTACTCCGCAAAAGGCATCAACAAGGTTACAGCATTTTAGCAGACGTGTATGCTACCAGCCACTTGTTAGCCTCAAGACAGAACTGTAGTTTACACAGTGTGAAATCTGGACTAAGACTGCTTTGTGTGTAAATGGCAGTCTAGTATTAAGAAAATGCAATTTCTGTATCTGTGTCTTTAGCAGTTTTTCAATGTCACTAACCTCAAAGGTTTGCTGTGCATATTTTGTGTTTTGTAGAGGGGTGAATACAGTAAATGTCACTGTTTTAGTGAGATTTAAAAAACCACTAATAATTACCTGTTAAATGGATGAATTAAAACATCCTTATTTCTTAAGCAATTGGTGTCTTACTATAAAGAAGGGTGCTGCAAATCCAGATCCAAAGAAAACAGCCATCATGGCCAGTAACCGCCACTTGTTTTCCACTGAAAATGGCAAGGTCTGTTAAGAGAATCAGCAACAAAAACAACTtcaagtcatcttttttttttcgttttatcAAAAGGCAAGTAGACAGGATACAAGTATGTGTACACTCACACATATTTTACACAACCAAGCATAGAAAACATaaactggccgggcgtggtggcgcacgcctttaatcccagcacttgggaggcagaggtaggaggatctccatgagttcaaggccaccctgagactccacagtaaattccaggtcagcctgggctagagtgagactctacctagggggaaaagaaagaaaagaaagaaagaagaagttaagaaagaaaggcagacagacagaagtaAACTGGCTTTGGGGAACACGAGGCAGTGGTCTTAAAAttgactggggaaaaaaaagaacaaaactactTCCTTTACGAACAAAGCACACTATTCTAAACTTAGCGCCTGTTGGAAACCACTAATGCACGGTGGTACAAATCACGTTAcaaaatttgactttttttttttttttttttctccagaaggCAGCCAGACCCTCTGCCGCTTCCTGTGCCCCCGACCTGCGCCCGCAGCCCGAGGGGGTCCCAAGCGCTCGGCGAACGTCCCCGCGCAGGCCCCGGATGTCCGGGCCGCGACCCTCCCGGGCCCCGCGGCCTCCGCGCCGCCTCGCCCGCCGGCCTTCCGCCCCGCGGCGCTCGCTCACCTTGCCCGGGCCCTCCTCGTAGTGGCCGCGGCGGACCACGGACGTCGTGAACCTCCGGATGCTCTGGCCCAACATGACGCCGCTGCGCTCAGAGAAGGACGCGGGAGACACGGCCGCCGGACACCAGTCTCCTCCAGCCGCGACCTTGGCTCCGCGTGAACCAGGCTCGCGGGGGAACCTGGGAAATGGGGCCGGGCTTCCGGGAACGCGAGGGAGTGGCGGGCTCCGGGCATTGTGGGAATTGTAGTCCTGGAGGTACCGGCCCGCGCTGCACGGTGGGAAATGTAGTGTGGCGGGCGGGGCCGTGGGAAGCGAACCTAGAGGGTTCTTACCCTCGGTGGCTCCTTCAGGCCCGAGTTCCTCCTTTAGTTAAGCTGTAGGACCGTTGAAGTACTACTCCACACACAATTTTGTTAAGTGAAGTAATTTTGACCTCGTGTGTTCGAGTTTGTGGACCAAGTAGATAGATGtctctcttttttgtgtgtgaatatcTGTATCTCACTGGGTGTCTGATTTGCAGTGGTTTGGGACATTCAGAGAGGAGCAGCGGTGTGATCTTATCCCAGGAGagacacaaacatgtacacagcATGCTGCGCGAAAGATGTCATAGAATAAATGGACTTAAAGTGCTAAGAGACAGATTCTTCAAGATACGGGGACTTACACTATATCATGAAAGGGAAACTTCAATTCCAGTATCAGCGCAGCAAGATGAGGGAGTGGAAGATGAAGACAGCCTCCAATATCTGGAGCTGGCCTGCACTTTGAATAGGTGCATGTCTGTTGAACATACACAGTTGCATAGAGCATCAATGTCAGACCAGGccatagatgatggatggatcaAGAAAAGAATAAAGCCACTGGATAATCCTATCAGAACATCAATGTATTATCAAGACCACTGGTAAATTAAGTTTTCTCTAAACCTGTCTCTGTGTTTGGTGATAAAATTTGACA carries:
- the LOC101603453 gene encoding cytochrome c oxidase subunit 7C, mitochondrial, with product MLGQSIRRFTTSVVRRGHYEEGPGKTLPFSVENKWRLLAMMAVFFGSGFAAPFFIVRHQLLKK